In Arctopsyche grandis isolate Sample6627 chromosome 13, ASM5162203v2, whole genome shotgun sequence, one DNA window encodes the following:
- the cv-c gene encoding rhoGTPase activating protein isoform X3, with protein sequence MSDIRPETSLGVESMTSSSEMAKTPSPPHHTPTKMERRMSHFKEYKFFRSFSAKVENWPMRKAEQLWRRMRERKIAEIEASEACKWLRAAGFPQYAQMYEDMQFPIDVSGVQSDHPFLDADSLQSLYRRLAALNRCANMKLEHQHAPKHTHEESDEENQCALSENWQYERKSRRWSRVVVEINPQAQQRLQAIADRAIAEQNARAKAERLDTDLLTVPGQESGTGQEDQNSRFRRSGSERFRDGAKAFLRRVESMKSRRRRRHNRDGVVISSPQVLDVDTMNEKMKDLNCFDVSPSANIDFIDFPSSPIRSHPPSPLATMPSSPMNLLPPSFIGQVKLSPTPFGDDSSSYCSDGSQGSGHRSSTRSKLGSRAKKLLHKSIRAEDSGALSDSECQPSSWRHHYFKDANSNNTKVVLVEPPSPPEIPILRPRRTSPCPSPRPPQRSRSRSPVPYSTARTSSLNFGKEKFKDGALKREKSVSGSELSGSQESGCSHHDEAHDKVHADFTSTAKGGPVQRWHSFQRSSSLGSRPESAIVLAIPSFVHAGEDIGARPMAAMSCGQLQVLRKLALLKLTGYMEKYCPTHRTGWNWELPKFIRKIKAPDYKDKMVFGVPLLVSLQRTGHALPKPIRTALSWLRNNALDQIGIFRKAGVRSRTLRLRQLAESAGITGAGNTHNTSAPLPSPATLSPYDEQQAHDVADMVKQYFRELPDALLTNKLSETFIAIFQHVPQDFREEAVQYALLLLPEEHREALQVVLAFLQQVADHSATNQMTASNLAVCLAPTLLRLHHHQQGQGNSNKEGNSNRKRGGNGSNTRAAAPDPRELNESKAAHDCLLFLIKKHRELFTVSNETLQQCTFTNFEESIPVTLEDLGSEFPNNWKDYQQASTQALLKEAREKSRGWVSVSTHEPHVDLCYRKVGDGHPLRLWRVTTEVEAPPREVLHRILRERQIWDDSLLKCRIVQRLDAQAEVFQYVTASMAPLQAKDYCVLRSWQSDLPRGGCCVVETSVSHSDAAIMLGGVRAVVLASRYLIEPAGKGRSRLVHLARVDTKGRTPEWYNKSYGHLCSLYSARIRASFKHNTDGPESNV encoded by the exons ATATGCAATTCCCCATAGACGTGTCGGGAGTGCAGAGCGACCATCCTTTCCTGGATGCAGACTCTCTGCAATCTCTGTACAGGCGTTTGGCAGCTCTGAACCGATGTGCGAATATGAAATTGGAGCACCAGCATGCACCTAAACATACG CACGAAGAATCGGACGAGGAAAACCAATGCGCCCTCAGTGAAAACTGGCAGTATGAACGCAAGTCGAGGAGATGGTCGAGGGTGGTCGTGGAGATCAACCCTCAAGCTCAGCAGAGACTTCAGGCGATAGCAGACAGAGCAATCGCAGAACAGAATGCTAGAGCGAAAGCTGAACGACTCGATACAGACTT GTTAACCGTGCCAGGTCAGGAGTCTGGAACGGGTCAAGAGGACCAGAATAGTCGCTTCCGGCGCAGCGGATCTGAACGCTTCCGAGATGGAGCCAAAGCGTTCCTACGTCGAGTCGAATCCATGAAATCCCGTAGGAGAAGACGCCATAATAGAGACGGTGTCGTCATATCCTCACCACAAGTTCTCGATGTCGATACCATGAACGAAAAGATGAAGGACCTTAACTGCTTCGACGTGTCGCCTTCTGCTAATATTGACTTCATTGACTTTCCCTCGTCGCCGATCAGGTCTCATCCTCCGTCTCCGTTGGCGACGATGCCTTCGTCTCCGATGAATCTTCTGCCTCCGTCCTTCATCGGACAGGTGAAACTCAGTCCAACGCCTTTCGGTGACGACAGTTCCAGCTACTGCTCTGATGGAAGTCAAGGCTCTGGACATAGATCCTCGACTAGATCCAAGCTGGGCAGCAGGGCTAAGAAGTTGCTCCATAAGAGTATACGAGCTGAAGATTCTGGCGCCCTGAGTGATTCAGAATGTCAACCGTCTAGTTGGAGACATCATTATTTCAAAGATGCCAACAGCAATAACACAAAG GTTGTACTCGTTGAACCACCATCTCCTCCAGAAATTCCTATTTTGAGACCAAGAAGAACTTCTCCATGCCCGTCACCTCGTCCACCTCAACGCTCTCGGTCTAGAAGCCCAGTCCCATACTCAACAGCTCGTACAAGTTCCCTCAATTTTGGCAAAGAGAA ATTCAAAGATGGAGCTTTAAAAAGGGAGAAATCAGTATCCGGCAGCGAATTGAGTGGAAGTCAAGAATCAGGCTGTTCACATCACGACGAAGCTCACGATAAAGTTCACGCCGATTTCACTTCAACTGCCAA AGGCGGTCCCGTACAAAGATGGCACTCATTCCAAAGGAGCTCCTCGTTGGGCAGCAGACCCGAATCAGCCATAGTATTAGCAATACCTTCTTTTGTGCACGCCGGAGAAGACATAG GTGCTAGACCGATGGCAGCTATGTCATGTGGACAATTGCAAGTTCTTAGAAAGTTAGCCCTCTTAAAACTCACGGGATACATGGAGAAATATTGTCCGACTCATAGAACTGGCTGGAATTGGGAATTACCAAAATTCATCAGAAAAATCAAAGCACCGGATTATAAAG ATAAGATGGTATTTGGTGTACCACTTTTAGTCTCATTGCAACGTACCGGACACGCTTTACCTAAGCCGATACGTACAGCATTGAGTTGGCTACGAAACAATGCTCTTGATCAG ATTGGAATCTTCCGCAAAGCTGGTGTCCGATCCAGGACACTCAGGCTGCGTCAGCTAGCCGAGAGTGCTGGAATCACTGGTGCCGGCAACACTCATAATACATCAGCTCCTCTACCCTCACCTGCAACTCTATCTCCTTATGACGAACAACAAGCTCACGATGTAGCCGACATGGTGAAGCAATATTTCAGAGAGTTGCCGGATGCTCTACTGACTAACAAGCTGAGCGAGACTTTCATCGCTATATTCCAAC ATGTTCCACAAGATTTCAGAGAAGAAGCAGTACAATACGCACTTTTGTTACTTCCCGAAGAGCACCGAGAAGCATTACAAGTCGTATTAGCTTTCCTCCAACAG GTTGCTGATCATTCTGCGACCAACCAAATGACAGCATCCAACCTCGCGGTCTGCCTAGCTCCCACGTTGCTCCGACTGCACCATCATCAACAAGGACAAGGCAACAGCAACAAGGAAGGCAATAGTAACAG GAAACGTGGCGGAAACGGAAGCAACACCAGAGCTGCTGCCCCCGATCCTAGAGAATTGAACGAGAGCAAAGCAGCACATGATTGCTTACTGTTCCTGATCAAAAAGCATAGAGAACTTTTTACAGTATCGAACGAAACTTTGCAACAATGCACTTTTACCAACTTCGAAGAAAGTATTCCG GTGACCTTAGAAGACCTCGGATCTGAGTTTCCAAACAATTGGAAGGATTATCAGCAAGCTAGTACTCAGGCGTTGCTGAAAGAAGCCCGAGAAAA GTCACGCGGTTGGGTATCCGTATCGACACACGAACCCCACGTGGACCTTTGCTATAGGAAAGTAGGCGATGGACATCCTTTGAGACTTTGGCGAGTCACTACTGAAGTCGAAGCTCCACCGAGAGAAGTTCTACACAG gataCTAAGAGAAAGACAGATTTGGGACGATTCACTGCTCAAATGTCGTATAGTTCAACGACTGGACGCTCAAGCTGAAGTTTTCCAATACGTAACGGCCAGCATGGCTCCGCTTCAAGCCAAAGATTATTGTGTCTTAAG ATCGTGGCAGTCAGATTTGCCGCGTGGCGGTTGCTGTGTCGTCGAAACATCAGTTTCCCATTCCGATGCAGCTATCATGTTAGGCGGTGTGAGAGCCGTCGTCCTAGCCAGCAGATACCTTATCGAACCTGCCGGCAAAGGCCGCTCCAGACTCGTCCATCTAGCCAGAGTCGATACAAA GGGTCGTACTCCCGAGTGGTACAACAAAAGCTATGGACATCTCTGCTCTCTGTACTCGGCACGCATTCGAGCCTCGTTCAAACACAACACAGATGGACCCGAGTCGAATGTATGA
- the rtet gene encoding major facilitator superfamily domain-containing protein rtet, producing MVRTRLTNYSPIVADDNEVVQRKTSLRDSMSSNKVSDSSKTIKRHKSDENQNVKNGHAKSQKPNGKKQDQTSDEKTHPTVYLVFFSLLLDLLAFTMILPLLPSLLDHYRQYDSVGLYKWVSDHVRYFQELVGAPERFNSVLFGGVLGSMYSFLQFVVSPIAGGLSDVYGRKPLMILSLLGISFSYLLWAVSHNFAIFVVARFVGGLSKGNVSLTMAIISDVSSHKNRGKAMALVGIAFSLGFILGPVIGALFSLWSDKTSQNWFIYPALCALVLSLADLLFIAVLFKETLPKEKRAPGLALSLSRALSFISINDLFNFKAVQKITLKELSQLKRLGQVYFIYLFLYSGLEFTLTFLTHHVFEYTSMQQGKMFFVIGIIMAILQGGVVRRLPANSILGGAQFGLWIIPLSFISVACASKRDMLLFGTINAIHFLYAGLVLFAVSTAFVVSCLTASVSQIGGADQRGTILGVFRSLGALARALGPVVASIAYWSIGAFSTYSIGGVCLLMPVLLLRSSKNLK from the exons ATGGTGCGAACGAGGCTAACGAATTATTCGCCGATAGTCGCCGACGACAACGAAGTTGTACAAAGAAAGACGTCGTTGAGAGATTCGATGTCTTCGAATAAAGTCAGCGACTCTTCCAAAACGATCAAAAGGCACAAAAGTGACGAAaatcaaaatgttaaaaacgGCCATGCCAAGAGTCAGAAACCGAACGGGAAGAAACAAGATCAAACGTCGGACGAAAAAACGCATCCAACcgtttatttagtatttttttcacTGTTGCTCGATCTGTTGGCGTTCACGATGATTCTGCCGTTGCTGCCGTCGCTCTTGGACCATTATCGCCAGTATGATAGTGTCGGCCTCTACAAATGGGTTTCGGATCATGTGCGATACTTTCAAGAACTCGTCGGGGCACCGGAACGCTTCAATTCCGTGCTATTCGGTGGGGTTTTGGGGTCCATGTACAGCTTCCTACAATTCGTCGTCAGTCCAATAGCTGGAGGATTGTCAGACGTATACGGAAGAAAACCACTCATGATTCTAAGCTtg TTGGggatatctttctcatacttaTTATGGGCCGTTTCGCATAATTTTGCAATATTTGTAGTGGCGAGGTTCGTCGGAGGTTTGAGCAAGGGAAACGTCAGTCTCACTATGGCTATAATATCCGATGTTTCAAGTCACAAAAATCGTGGAAAAGCAATG GCGCTGGTCGGAATAGCATTTTCACTCGGATTCATCTTGGGGCCCGTAATCGGGGCTTTATTCTCTCTGTGGTCTGACAAAACGTCACAGAATTGGTTCATATATCCTGCATTATGCGCGTTGGTACTGTCCTTGGCAGATCTCTTATTCATCGCAGTATTATTCAAAGAAACACTTCCAAAG GAGAAACGTGCTCCAGGTTTGGCTCTGTCATTATCCAGAGCTTTATCCTTCATATCAATCAACGATTTGTTCAATTTTAAAGCTGTGCAAAAAATCACGCTGAAAGAGCTGTCTCAGCTGAAGCGGCTCGGTCAAGTCTACTTTATATACCTTTTCCTCTATTCCGGTTTGGAATTCACGCTTACATTTTTAACCCATCATGTGTTTGAATACACATCTATGCAACAAGGAAAAATGTTCTTTGTAATcg GAATAATTATGGCAATTTTACAAGGCGGTGTAGTGAGACGATTACCGGCAAATTCGATCCTCGGCGGAGCACAATTCGGGCTTTGGATCATTCCGCTGTCGTTTATTTCCGTCGCTTGTGCGTCTAAACGTGATATGTTGCTGTTCGGTACTATAAATGCTATTCATTTCTTGTATGCCGGCCTGGTTTTGTTTGccgtat cAACGGCCTTTGTAGTATCTTGTTTGACGGCATCCGTGTCGCAAATCGGAGGAGCGGATCAACGAGGAACGATTTTAGGAGTATTTAGATCTCTAGGAGCTTTAGCTCGAGCTTTGGGACCTGTTGTAGCTTCTATTG CGTATTGGAGCATTGGAGCGTTTTCGACATATTCAATAGGAGGAGTTTGCTTGTTGATGCCCGTATTGCTGCTGAGATCTTCGAAAAATTTGAAATGA